Proteins encoded within one genomic window of Nitrospiraceae bacterium:
- a CDS encoding glutamate mutase L, producing MTHTGHAGAAPPAGRPLNVIVATDCGSTTTKAILIEKVGDQYRQTYRGEAPTTVEAPFEDVTRGVLNAIAEIEELSGRKILDGERIITPNHVAQGDPKTGVDIYISTSSAGGGLQMMVTGVVQNMTGESAQRAALGAGAIVIDVLASNDGRLPYEKIERIRAMRPDMILMSGGTDGGAVTHVVEMAEYVAAAEPRPRFGSTFKLPLIYAGNKDAQPQVKRILGEKTALEMTENIRPVLERENLGPARDKIHDLFLEHVMQQAPGYKKLIDMAGAPIMPTPAAVGVIMETIAKREGINLIGVDIGGATTDVFSVFGGIFNRTVSANLGMSYSISNVLAEAGLANIMRWVPFTIDEQTLRNRIKNKMVRPTTIPQTLDELQIEHAIAREALRLALIHHKSLATGLKGIQQERTISDVFEQQTSGKTLIDLAKLNLIVGSGGILSHAPRRVQSMLLMVDAYEPLGFTTLSVDSIFMMPHLGVLSTINEQAATDVFVRDCMIYLGTCIAPIGQGKDGERCVEYELTVAGGAREQGTLNFGELKLIALTREQEATITLQPAKQVDVGAGAGQSVTKKVQGGVVGLLLDARGRPLQLPSDQAARVAALTKWFNAVDLYPKATPEVAQNAL from the coding sequence ATGACCCACACGGGCCACGCGGGAGCGGCGCCGCCGGCCGGACGCCCCCTTAACGTCATCGTCGCCACCGACTGCGGCAGCACCACCACCAAAGCCATCTTGATCGAAAAAGTCGGAGACCAATACCGGCAAACCTATCGCGGCGAGGCACCGACCACCGTGGAGGCTCCGTTCGAGGACGTCACCAGGGGAGTGCTCAATGCCATTGCCGAGATCGAGGAACTGTCGGGACGCAAGATCCTGGACGGGGAACGGATCATCACCCCGAATCACGTCGCGCAGGGTGATCCCAAGACCGGCGTGGACATCTACATCTCGACCAGCAGCGCGGGCGGCGGCCTTCAGATGATGGTCACCGGCGTGGTCCAGAACATGACCGGGGAAAGCGCCCAACGGGCGGCCTTGGGCGCCGGCGCAATCGTCATCGACGTCCTGGCCTCGAACGACGGCCGCTTACCCTACGAGAAAATCGAGCGCATCCGCGCGATGCGTCCGGACATGATCCTCATGTCCGGCGGTACCGACGGCGGAGCGGTCACCCACGTCGTGGAGATGGCCGAATATGTGGCTGCGGCCGAGCCGCGCCCGCGTTTCGGCAGCACCTTCAAGCTCCCTCTGATTTATGCAGGCAACAAGGACGCCCAGCCGCAGGTGAAAAGGATCCTCGGCGAAAAGACCGCGCTGGAGATGACCGAGAACATCAGGCCGGTGCTCGAGCGGGAAAACCTCGGTCCGGCTCGCGACAAAATCCACGATCTCTTTCTCGAGCACGTGATGCAACAGGCGCCTGGCTACAAGAAGTTGATCGACATGGCCGGCGCGCCGATCATGCCGACGCCGGCTGCCGTCGGGGTCATCATGGAGACCATCGCGAAGCGCGAAGGGATCAACCTTATCGGCGTGGATATCGGCGGCGCGACCACCGACGTGTTCTCCGTCTTCGGCGGCATCTTCAACCGCACGGTCAGCGCCAACCTCGGCATGTCGTACAGTATTTCGAACGTGCTGGCCGAGGCCGGACTGGCCAACATCATGCGGTGGGTCCCCTTCACGATCGACGAGCAGACCCTGCGCAACCGCATCAAGAACAAGATGGTCCGGCCGACGACGATTCCCCAAACTCTCGACGAATTGCAGATCGAGCATGCCATTGCACGTGAGGCCCTGCGGCTGGCGCTGATTCATCACAAGTCCCTCGCGACGGGGCTGAAGGGTATCCAGCAGGAACGCACGATCTCCGACGTCTTCGAGCAGCAGACGAGCGGAAAAACGCTGATCGACCTGGCGAAGCTCAACTTGATCGTCGGCAGCGGCGGCATCCTGTCGCACGCGCCGCGCCGCGTGCAGTCGATGCTGCTCATGGTCGATGCCTATGAGCCATTGGGATTCACGACCCTCTCGGTGGACAGCATCTTCATGATGCCGCATCTGGGCGTGCTGTCGACCATCAACGAACAGGCCGCGACGGACGTGTTCGTGCGCGATTGCATGATCTATCTCGGCACCTGTATCGCCCCGATCGGCCAAGGCAAAGACGGCGAGCGCTGCGTCGAGTACGAGCTGACCGTTGCCGGCGGCGCACGCGAGCAGGGGACGCTCAATTTCGGCGAGCTCAAGCTGATCGCGCTGACCCGCGAACAGGAGGCGACCATCACGCTGCAGCCGGCCAAGCAGGTGGACGTCGGTGCAGGCGCGGGACAGTCGGTCACGAAAAAGGTTCAGGGTGGCGTGGTGGGCCTGCTGCTCGACGCGCGGGGACGCCCCTTGCAGTTGCCGAGCGATCAAGCCGCCCGCGTCGCTGCACTCACGAAATGGTTCAACGCGGTTGATCTGTATCCCAAGGCGACTCCCGAGGTTGCTCAAAATGCCCTGTAG